The DNA region CTCTCGTCTGCATCAAGGCAAGCTAAAAATTTATGGCTGGATTTACAATATCGAAAATGGTGAAGTCCTAGCCTACGACGAATCGAATCACGCTTATACAAAGCCTGATTATGGCCTCATTGATGAAGGGCCATTAGAAGATCACGAACCTATTGAAGGTTGTCCACTCCCTAATACTATTTCTGCTGAAAGCGTTCAGAACTGGTACGGCAACAGCGACACTTTTTCTGTCAGCGGTAAGTAAATAGCGACGCGGCGATCGCCAAATTGTGAATTACCCTAAATCATAAAGTGGTGATTCTAATTGGGAGAGCAAGCGTAAAAATGAAAGTAATATTAGGTTTGTCAGCGGCATTAGCTGTTGTAGGCATGAGTTTTTGTGGTGGTGAGGCGATCGCTCACAAAGTTAGATATGCCCATGAACATGAATCCGTAGAGCCACAAAACGAACAGGAAATCCTTGAACAAGAGGGCGAGAACGAATACAAGCTCAAGCCCGGCTCCAATGAAATGCTGCGCGCACCGATCTCAATGGCTGATGGTCTAGAGGTCATTGTTTCCGATGTGATTATTCCACCAAATGCCACAGTGCCGCGGCATTTCCACCCCGGCGAAGAGTTTATTTATTTGATTGAAGGTTCTGTCGTAAATGTCGTAGAAGGATTACCCGATACGATCATGCGAGCTGGAGAAACCTTTGTAATGCCTCCCGGAGTTGAGCATGCTCCCTACGCAACCGATGAAGGCGCAAGGGCGATCGTTTTTCGAGTCCATGTAGAAGGTCACCCCGAACGATACCTCGTCGAATAAAAGCAAGAAGAGTAAGAGTTGAATTAACTACTTAATTTAAAGATCTATTCCGAAAAACAAAATAGATAAAAATATTAATTGAAATTTCAATTTGCTGACATGCTAACCGCA from [Leptolyngbya] sp. PCC 7376 includes:
- a CDS encoding cupin domain-containing protein, producing MKVILGLSAALAVVGMSFCGGEAIAHKVRYAHEHESVEPQNEQEILEQEGENEYKLKPGSNEMLRAPISMADGLEVIVSDVIIPPNATVPRHFHPGEEFIYLIEGSVVNVVEGLPDTIMRAGETFVMPPGVEHAPYATDEGARAIVFRVHVEGHPERYLVE